The window TCACCGAAGGAGAACTCCTCCCCCTCACGCTCGAACACGACGCGTCTGCGCTGTCTGGGGTAGCTGTACAACCACTCCTCCACGACCCGCTCGTCATCGACCCCGAATCCGTAGGTGTGGCGGACACCGTCGATCACGAGGTCGACCACGAACGTGGAGGGCTCCTCCCGGGCGTCCGCGCTCAACTTGAAGGGGTGGCGCTGGATTCCGCTCCCCGGCTCGTTGTGGCTCATCGACCACCGGACGGTGTCCCGCATGAAGGAGAGCGCGTCCAGCAGGTTCGACTTGCCCGAGGCGTTGGCCCCGAAGACCCCCGCGACCGTGGTGGCCTCCCAGCCGGCCTCCTGCGGGCGGGCGTCGTCGTAGACGGGAGTGAGCAGGAGCTGTTGCTCCTCCCGGATGGACTTGTGGTTCTCGACGCGGAAACCCAGCAGCATCGCGGCACTCTCCCCGGAAGTTGAGCGGCTTCACCGCGTTTCGCGCGGGAAAACCACACACGACAAGCATGCCATGAGGCCCTGCCCCGCACACGCGTGTGCCCCGCCCCCGGGGACAGGGACGGGGCACACGGAAGCTGGCTCAGTGCCGGGCGGCGTAACCGTCCCGGGCGGGGGCGTCGGGCGGGGGCGGCGCGCCCGCGTCCGAGGCGGCCGGGGTGTCCGGCCGCTCGGCGCGCACCAGCGGGCGCAGGCGGTCGTTGCGGGCGATCAGCTCCACGAGGGCGGTCATCGGGCGGGAGGCGGCCAGGGAGACCAGGGCCGCGACGGTGGCGCCGACGAGGAGGCCGACCGTGACGTCGTGCGGGTAGTGGGCGCCGACGAAGACCCGGGAGAAGGCCTCCAGGACGGCGAGCAGCACGGCGAGGACGGCGATGCGGCGCCAGGCCAGGATGAGCGCCGCGGCGGCGGCGCCCGCGATCGCGGCGTGGTTGCTCGGGAAGGACCAGTCGCCGAGCGGGTCGCAGGTGGCGATCGTGGTCAGGTCGGTCATGGCCTGGCAGGGGCGCATCTGCTCGAAGAACGTCTTCACCGTGCGGCTGACCGTGTAGGCGACGACGGTGGCGACGGGAGCGAACAGGGCCAGGCCGACCAGGCGGGAGTCCACGGAGCGGGCGCGCCACCAGGCGGC is drawn from Nocardiopsis dassonvillei subsp. dassonvillei DSM 43111 and contains these coding sequences:
- a CDS encoding phosphatase PAP2 family protein is translated as MVSEILAVSAAWSRALIEFTADLDPWVQSVAYVGTDLFLGVFAVLFLAAWWRARSVDSRLVGLALFAPVATVVAYTVSRTVKTFFEQMRPCQAMTDLTTIATCDPLGDWSFPSNHAAIAGAAAAALILAWRRIAVLAVLLAVLEAFSRVFVGAHYPHDVTVGLLVGATVAALVSLAASRPMTALVELIARNDRLRPLVRAERPDTPAASDAGAPPPPDAPARDGYAARH